One Triticum dicoccoides isolate Atlit2015 ecotype Zavitan chromosome 5B, WEW_v2.0, whole genome shotgun sequence genomic window carries:
- the LOC119308510 gene encoding uncharacterized protein LOC119308510, with protein MDSSFGRRSNSHGGVDGEWRRWAVLVATVWVQALTGTNFDFSAYSSALKASMGVSQQSLNYLATASDLGKAFGWSSGLALLYMPLPAVLLLSAVLGLASYALQYGILLPSSTLAASLPYPAVFLICLAAGCSICWFNTVCFVVCIRSFSAANRPLALSLSISFNGLSAAFYTLFANALSPYSPSVYLLLNAILPLAASIIALPAILLCHPHDHSSLRTLPKHDRRVFLCFYTIAFVTGIYLVTFGSVTTTSSAARAVLMGAMALLTLPLIIPAASSCSSVGTHDPDTELTFNHNDPQKPLLLNHDDHTETNGSMAHKTVEWQPKGCCCGTILDKGCVLVLGEEHSAKKLIRCVDFWLYYTAYFCGATVGLVYSNNLGQIAQSLQCQPQLTMLLAVYSSCSFFGRLLSALPDFLHRRVSFARTGWLAVALVPMPVAFFLMWKLHDVNTLIAGTALIGLSSGFIFAAAVSVTSELFGPNSIGVNHNILITNIPLGSLLYGQIAALVYDANGLKSTVLDNLTGTVDTMIVCMGAKCYSNTFFVWGCITVLGLASSIALFLRTRQAYATAAGQSSSDYKGLDVEWRMEGRTEAGVDHEKLHGGAYGRAADGDLQPTVKGVVDDDEDASRESEPERKEGEEDMTAMGTLPGWLRLDTVGMDILSIAAPAVLALAADPIAALVDTAFVGHIGPTELAAVGVSISVFNLVSKLFNVPLLNVTTSFVAEQQAVDDSYRGTGENEFRRSPDNKFSEERKFLPAVTTSLALASGIGLMETLALIFGSGTLMDVIGIPVDSPVRIPAEQFLTFRAYGAPPIIVALAAQGAFRGLMDTKTPLYAIGVGNLVNAILDAIFVFPLGLGVRGAALATVTSEYVIACILLWKLNSKVVIFSGKIIGGGMIRYLKSGGLLIGRTIAVLLTMTLSTSLAAREGPVPMAGHQLCLQVWLTISLLNDALALAGQALLATEYTKRNYKQARMVLYRVLQIGGATGTALAIILFFGFGSFSSLFTDDPAVLGIAKSGVWFVAISQPINAVAFVVDGLYYGVSDFAYAAYSMFFAGAISSAFLLVAAPEFGLGGVWAGLILFMSLRAVAGLWRLGSKGGPWNSILSDTDLSDKL; from the exons ATGGACAGCAGCTTCGGCCGCCGGAGCAACAGCCATGGCGGCGTGGACGGCGAGTGGCGGCGCTGGGCGGTGCTGGTGGCGACGGTGTGGGTGCAGGCGCTGACGGGGACCAACTTCGACTTCTCGGCCTACTCGTCGGCGCTCAAGGCCTCCATGGGCGTCTCCCAGCAGTCCCTCAACTACCTGGCCACCGCCTCCGACCTCGGCAAGGCGTTCGGCTGGTCCTCGGGGCTGGCGCTGCTCTACATGCCGCTGCCGGCGGTGCTGCTCCTGTCCGCCGTGCTCGGCCTCGCCTCCTACGCCCTCCAGTACGgcatcctcctcccctcctccacgCTCGCCGCCAGCCTCCCCTACCCCGCG gtgttcttgatctgcctggcagcAGGGTGCAGCATCTGCTGGTTCAACACGGTCTGCTTCGTGGTCTGCATACGCAGCTTCTCCGCAGCCAACCGCCCCCTGGCCCTCTCCCTCTCCATAAGCTTCAACGGGCTCAGCGCTGCCTTCTACACCCTCTTCGCCAACGCTCTCTCCCCTTACTCACCATCCGTCTACCTCCTCCTCAATGCCATCCTCCCCCTCGCCGCCTCCATCATTGCGCTCCCAGCGATCCTCCTCTGCCACCCACATGATCACAGCAGCCTCCGCACTTTGCCAAAGCATGACAGGCGTGTCTTCCTCTGCTTCTACACCATCGCATTTGTCACCGGCATATATTTAGTGACCTTCGGTTCTGTCACTACAACCAGCTCTGCTGCAAGGGCCGTCCTCATGGGCGCCATGGCCCTCCTCACACTTCCTCTCATCATCCCTGCCGCCTCGAGTTGTTCTAGTGTGGGCACACATGATCCTGACACTGAATTGACATTCAACCACAACGATCCACAGAAGCCGCTCCTTCTCAACCATGATGACCACACGGAGACCAACGGCAGCATGGCACATAAAACAGTGGAATGGCAGCCCAAGGGCTGTTGCTGTGGGACGATACTGGACAAGGGCTGTGTGTTAGTTCTTGGTGAGGAGCATAGTGCAAAGAAGCTCATCCGGTGTGTCGATTTTTGGCTCTACTACACAGCGTACTTCTGTGGTGCCACTGTTGGGCTGGTGTACAGCAACAACTTGGGGCAGATTGCCCAATCGTTGCAATGTCAACCACAGCTCACCATGCTTCTTGCAGTTTACTCCTCTTGCTCCTTCTTCGGTCGCCTTCTCTCTGCACTCCCTGACTTCCTTCACAG GAGGGTGTCATTTGCTCGGACAGGGTGGCTTGCGGTGGCGTTGGTGCCCATGCCAGTGGCTTTCTTCTTAATGTGGAAATTGCACGATGTAAACACTCTGATAGCAGGAACGGCGTTAATTGGCCTAAGCTCAGGTTTCATCTTCGCTGCGGCAGTGTCCGTGACATCCGAGCTCTTTGGACCAAATAGCATCGGTGTGAACCACAACATCCTCATCACCAATATCCCTCTTGGCTCACTCCTCTACGGACAGATTGCCGCCCTGGTATATGATGCAAATGGACTAAAGAGTACGGTACTGGACAACCTCACTGGCACGGTTGATACCATGATAGTGTGCATGGGTGCGAAGTGCTACTCAAACACATTCTTTGTGTGGGGTTGCATCACAGTGCTGGGCTTGGCATCAAGCATAGCCCTATTCTTGAGAACAAGACAGGCTTACGCTACTGCTGCTGGTCAATCTAGTT CTGATTACAAAGGGTTGGATGTTGAATGGAGGATGGAGGGACGCACAGAAGCCGGTGTGGATCATGAAAAGCTCCATGGCGGCGCCTATGGCCGCGCCGCCGACGGCGATCTTCAG CCGACAGTCAAGGGCgtggtcgacgacgacgaggacgcttCCCGGGAGTCAGAGCCtgaaaggaaggagggggaggaagaTATGACTGCGATGGGTACGCTGCCGGGATGGCTCAGGCTTGACACCGTTGGGATGGATATCCTGAGCATCGCCGCGCCCGCTGTGCTCGCGCTCGCCGCTGACCCCATCGCTGCGCTCGTCGACACCGCCTTCGTCGGCCATATAG GTCCAACGGAACTTGCTGCCGTGGGTGTATCGATTTCGGTCTTCAATTTGGTGTCCAAGTTATTTAATGTTCCACTGCTTAACGTGACCACATCTTTTGTTGCTGAGCAGCAAGCAGTAGATGATAGTTATAGAGGAACAGGAGAAA ATGAATTTCGAAGATCCCCAGATAATAAGTTCAGTGAAGAAAGGAAGTTTCTTCCGGCAGTCACGACATCTTTGGCTCTAGCTTCTGGTATTGGGTTGATGGAAACTCTGGCGCTTATTTTTGGATCTGGAACATTGATGGATGTCATTGGTATACCAGTG GATTCCCCGGTGCGTATACCAGCCGAGCAATTTCTTACTTTTAGGGCATATGGTGCTCCACCTATCATAGTAGCACTTGCAGCACAGGGTGCATTTCGTGGGTTGATGGATACAAAGACACCTTTGTACGCTATTG GTGTTGGTAACCTAGTAAATGCAATACTTGATGCCATATTTGTCTTTCCGCTTGGTTTAGGAGTAAGAGGTGCTGCGTTGGCGACTGTAACATCTGA GTACGTGATAGCTTGCATCCTCCTTTGGAAGTTGAATAGTAAAGTAGTAATCTTCTCAGGAAAGATCATTGGTGGTGGAATGATACGCTACCTGAAATCAG GCGGACTGCTGATCGGTAGGACCATAGCAGTGCTCCTCACCATGACACTGTCGACGTCTCTTGCTGCAAGGGAAGGGCCTGTTCCAATGGCTGGCCATCAGTTATGCTTGCAAGTATGGTTAACAATATCTTTACTCAATGATGCATTAGCCCTTGCTGGACAG GCTCTGCTTGCAACTGAATATACGAAAAGAAATTACAAGCAGGCGCGCATGGTTCTCTACAGAGTTCTGCAG ATTGGAGGGGCGACTGGTACGGCACTCGCTATAATCTTGTTTTTTGGGTTTGGGTCTTTCTCCTCGCTGTTCACAGACGATCCAGCAGTTCTGGGTATTGCCAAATCTGGTGTCTGG TTCGTCGCCATCTCCCAGCCAATAAATGCTGTTGCTTTTGTGGTCGATGGGCTCTACTATGGTGTATCTGACTTTGCATATGCTGCCTACTCCATG TTCTTTGCAGGAGCCATATCGTCGGCTTTCCTTCTTGTTGCCGCTCCTGAATTTGGTCTTGGTGGCGTCTGGGCCGGTCTCATTCTTTTTATGAGTTTGCGAGCAGTTGCTGGGTTGTGGAG GTTAGGGAGCAAAGGTGGACCCTGGAACTCGATCTTGTCAGACACTGACTTAAGCGACAAATTGTGA